The Pseudomonas extremaustralis genome contains a region encoding:
- a CDS encoding transporter substrate-binding domain-containing protein → MHHRPSVFKACVFLFAASASLAGIVQAADSKLDNVLKRGHLIVGTGSTNAPWHFQGADGKLQGFDIDIGRIVAKGLFNDPSKVEFVVQSSDARIPNLLTDKVDMSCQFITVTASRAQQVAFTLPYYREGVGLLLPNNSKYKEIEDLQAAGDGVTVAVLQNVYAEELVHQALPKAKVDQYDSVDLMYQAVNSGRADAAATDQSSVKYLMVQNPGRYRSPAYAWSPQTYACAVKRGDQDWLNFVNTALHEAMTGVEFPTYKASFKQWFGVDLPEPAIGFPVEFK, encoded by the coding sequence ATGCATCACCGACCTTCCGTGTTCAAAGCGTGTGTTTTTCTCTTCGCCGCATCGGCTTCCCTCGCAGGCATCGTGCAGGCGGCGGACAGCAAGCTCGATAACGTGCTCAAGCGTGGGCATTTGATCGTGGGTACAGGCAGTACCAATGCGCCGTGGCACTTCCAGGGAGCGGATGGCAAGTTGCAGGGGTTTGATATCGACATCGGCCGCATCGTGGCCAAGGGCTTGTTCAATGACCCGAGCAAGGTCGAGTTCGTGGTGCAGTCCTCCGACGCGCGGATTCCCAACCTGCTGACCGACAAGGTCGACATGAGCTGCCAGTTCATCACCGTCACCGCCAGCCGTGCCCAGCAGGTGGCGTTCACCCTGCCGTACTACCGCGAAGGCGTCGGCCTGCTGCTGCCGAACAACAGCAAATACAAAGAGATCGAAGACCTGCAAGCCGCCGGCGATGGCGTGACCGTGGCCGTGCTGCAAAACGTGTATGCCGAAGAGCTGGTGCACCAGGCGCTGCCCAAGGCCAAGGTCGACCAGTACGACAGCGTCGACCTGATGTACCAGGCCGTGAACTCCGGCCGCGCCGACGCCGCCGCCACCGACCAGTCCTCGGTCAAGTACCTGATGGTGCAGAACCCCGGCCGCTACCGCAGCCCGGCCTACGCCTGGAGCCCACAGACCTATGCGTGCGCGGTCAAGCGTGGCGACCAGGACTGGCTGAACTTCGTCAATACCGCGCTGCATGAAGCCATGACCGGTGTGGAGTTCCCCACCTACAAAGCCTCGTTCAAGCAGTGGTTCGGCGTCGATCTGCCCGAGCCGGCGATTGGTTTCCCCGTCGAGTTCAAGTGA
- the hglS gene encoding 2-oxoadipate dioxygenase/decarboxylase HglS, giving the protein MPTVSFISPDDIRKGFSKAMSDMYRAEVPLYGALMELVAEINRGVLDADPRLAQHLQRTGELQRLDMERHGAIRLGTAAELATIGRLFAVMGMQPVGYYDLTPAGVPVHSTAFRAVHESALQTSPFRVFTSLLRLELIENPDLRAFAEAALAKRSIFTPRALALIEQAEKHGGLGAADADEFIRQALETFRWHHTATVTAAQYQQLSDQHRLIADVVAFKGPHINHLTPRTLDIDQVQAAMPGKGITPKAVIEGPPRRNCPILLRQTSFKALDESIAFTDAQGSHSARFGEIEQRGVALTPKGRALYDQLLNAARDELGAFPNEGNAARYMALMTQHFQAFPDNHAQMREQGLAYFRYFATEKGLAARGQADRPRTLDALIAAGHVDVEPLVYEDFLPVSAAGIFQSNLGDAAQSHYVANANQAEFEQALGRQTLDELKLYEQTQQRSIDECTQALLA; this is encoded by the coding sequence ATGCCCACCGTTTCGTTCATCAGCCCCGACGACATCCGCAAAGGCTTTTCCAAGGCCATGTCCGACATGTACCGCGCTGAAGTGCCCCTGTACGGCGCGCTGATGGAGCTGGTCGCCGAAATCAACCGTGGCGTGCTCGATGCCGACCCGCGCCTGGCGCAGCACCTGCAACGCACCGGCGAGCTCCAGCGCCTGGACATGGAACGCCATGGCGCCATCCGCCTGGGGACTGCCGCGGAACTGGCCACCATTGGCCGGCTGTTCGCGGTGATGGGCATGCAGCCGGTGGGCTATTACGACCTGACCCCCGCCGGCGTGCCGGTGCACTCCACCGCGTTTCGCGCCGTGCACGAAAGCGCGCTGCAAACCAGCCCGTTTCGCGTATTCACCTCGTTGCTGCGCCTGGAACTGATCGAAAACCCCGACCTGCGCGCCTTCGCCGAAGCCGCCCTGGCCAAGCGCTCGATCTTCACCCCGCGCGCCCTCGCGCTGATCGAACAAGCGGAAAAACACGGCGGCCTCGGTGCAGCGGATGCCGACGAATTTATCCGCCAAGCCCTGGAAACCTTCCGCTGGCACCACACCGCCACGGTCACCGCCGCCCAGTACCAGCAACTCAGCGACCAGCACCGCCTGATCGCCGACGTGGTGGCCTTCAAGGGCCCGCACATCAACCATCTGACCCCGCGCACCCTGGACATCGACCAGGTCCAGGCAGCCATGCCCGGCAAAGGCATCACCCCTAAAGCCGTGATCGAAGGCCCACCGCGCCGCAATTGCCCGATCCTGTTGCGCCAGACCAGCTTCAAGGCCCTCGACGAATCCATCGCCTTCACCGACGCCCAGGGCAGCCACAGCGCGCGCTTCGGCGAGATCGAACAGCGTGGCGTAGCGCTAACGCCCAAGGGCCGTGCGCTCTACGACCAGTTGCTCAACGCCGCCCGCGATGAACTGGGCGCGTTTCCCAACGAAGGCAACGCCGCGCGTTACATGGCATTGATGACGCAGCACTTCCAGGCTTTCCCGGACAACCACGCGCAGATGCGTGAACAAGGCCTGGCGTATTTTCGTTATTTCGCGACGGAAAAAGGCCTGGCGGCACGCGGTCAAGCCGATCGACCACGCACCCTGGACGCGCTGATCGCAGCCGGCCATGTGGATGTGGAGCCATTGGTGTATGAAGATTTTCTGCCGGTCAGTGCGGCGGGGATTTTTCAGTCGAACCTTGGGGATGCCGCCCAGAGTCACTATGTGGCCAATGCCAATCAGGCGGAATTCGAGCAGGCGCTGGGGCGCCAGACCCTGGACGAATTGAAGCTGTACGAGCAGACGCAGCAGCGCTCGATCGATGAATGCACTCAGGCGCTGTTGGCATAG
- a CDS encoding RidA family protein: protein MSITRYGTGSTAGGGQPRPFARAVEADGWLYVSGQVPAMDGEIINGGIVEQTRQTMRNVVAILEEAGYELKDVVRVGVWLEDPRDFWSFNKVFGEYFTPEHAPARACVQANMMVDCKVEIDCVAYKKKG from the coding sequence ATGAGCATTACTCGTTACGGCACCGGCAGCACCGCCGGCGGCGGCCAGCCCCGTCCTTTCGCCCGCGCGGTGGAGGCGGACGGCTGGCTCTATGTCTCGGGCCAGGTGCCGGCGATGGACGGCGAAATCATCAATGGCGGGATCGTCGAGCAAACCCGGCAGACCATGCGCAACGTGGTGGCGATCCTCGAAGAGGCCGGTTACGAACTCAAGGACGTGGTGCGCGTCGGCGTGTGGCTGGAAGACCCGCGGGACTTCTGGAGTTTCAACAAGGTGTTCGGCGAATACTTCACCCCCGAACACGCCCCGGCGCGTGCCTGTGTGCAGGCGAACATGATGGTCGACTGCAAGGTGGAGATCGATTGCGTGGCCTACAAGAAAAAGGGCTAA
- a CDS encoding MGH1-like glycoside hydrolase domain-containing protein, translating into MTATILQTTEGQRLAGEAAASWREWGPYLSERQWGTVREDYSADGDAWAYFPHEHARSRAYRWGEDGLAGFSDKAQRWCLGLALWNERDAILKERLFGLNNAEGNHGEDVKELYFFVDGVPSHAYMRMLYKYPHGAFPYADLIAENARRGLEDAEYEILDTGVFEDNRYCDVSVEYAKHRPDDLFMRVTVHNRSGQPTRLQVLPQLWARNDWSWTFDAPKPQLRLDGAQVLARHHALSDRHLSAWGQDGVEWLFCENESNAPRLDGQPAPGPFKDGINDYVVDGVQSAIRHDAGTKVAARFILDLAGLEHKTLYLRFAPTDAPTVNARKLFELRRQEADDFYAALQHGIADADARNVQRQALAGLLWSKQLYYFDVNQWLDGDPAQPAPPPERLHIRNTHWRHLSNFDILSMPDTWEYPWYASWDQGFQAVALALIDPGFAKQQLLLLVKDRFMHPNGQLPAYEWRFDDANPPVHAWASWRVYQQDKALTGVGDLDFLERIFHKLLLNFSWWVNRKDAEGRNLFQGGFLGLDNIALFDRSAALPPGYLLDQADGTAWVAAYALDLMRMGLELAKRNGVYVDISVKFFEHFLYIAGAINRVDDSVEGLWDEQDLFFYDVLHRPDGQNEPVRLRSIVGLMPLFAVLVLEQREHEGLEGLRESLLGFMKHRPDLAKLVSRWNEPGQGNRLLLALLRGERTKDLLRRMLDENEFLSAFGVRSLSKAFAEQPLALKMNGNTLCARYQPGESDSRLYGGNSNWRGPLWMPVNYMLIESLREFHRYYADDFSVEYPTGSGYLSSLEEVADSLSQRLTRLVLRDENGSRPSMVGYAQLEADPASRDLVLFHEYFHGETGRGLGASHQTGWSALVALLLHVP; encoded by the coding sequence ATGACTGCCACGATTCTGCAAACGACTGAAGGCCAGCGTCTGGCCGGCGAGGCGGCCGCCAGCTGGCGCGAGTGGGGGCCCTACCTGAGCGAACGCCAGTGGGGCACGGTGCGCGAGGATTACAGCGCCGATGGCGACGCCTGGGCCTACTTCCCCCACGAACATGCGCGCAGCCGTGCTTACCGTTGGGGTGAGGATGGCCTGGCCGGTTTCAGCGACAAGGCGCAACGCTGGTGCCTGGGCCTGGCCCTGTGGAACGAGCGCGACGCGATCCTCAAGGAGCGTCTGTTCGGCCTGAACAACGCGGAGGGCAACCACGGTGAGGACGTCAAGGAACTGTACTTTTTCGTCGACGGTGTACCGAGCCATGCCTACATGCGCATGCTTTACAAGTATCCCCATGGGGCGTTTCCCTACGCCGACCTGATCGCCGAAAACGCACGGCGCGGGCTTGAGGATGCCGAATATGAAATCCTCGACACCGGCGTGTTCGAGGACAACCGCTACTGCGACGTCAGCGTCGAATATGCCAAGCATCGGCCCGACGACCTCTTTATGCGCGTCACCGTGCATAACCGTTCCGGTCAACCGACCCGCCTGCAGGTGCTGCCGCAATTGTGGGCGCGCAATGACTGGAGCTGGACCTTCGACGCGCCCAAGCCGCAGTTGCGCCTGGACGGCGCCCAGGTACTGGCCCGCCATCATGCCCTCAGTGATCGTCATCTCAGCGCCTGGGGCCAGGACGGCGTGGAGTGGCTGTTCTGCGAAAACGAAAGCAACGCGCCCCGGCTGGACGGGCAACCGGCGCCGGGGCCGTTCAAGGATGGCATCAACGATTACGTGGTCGACGGCGTTCAATCGGCGATTCGCCACGACGCAGGCACCAAGGTCGCCGCGCGTTTCATCCTTGACCTGGCGGGGCTGGAGCATAAAACCCTCTACTTGCGTTTTGCGCCCACCGATGCGCCCACCGTCAACGCCCGCAAGCTCTTCGAGTTGCGCCGTCAGGAGGCCGATGACTTCTATGCCGCCTTGCAACACGGCATCGCCGACGCCGATGCGCGCAATGTGCAGCGCCAGGCATTGGCCGGGTTGCTGTGGTCCAAGCAGCTCTACTATTTCGACGTGAACCAGTGGCTCGACGGCGACCCGGCCCAGCCCGCACCGCCGCCCGAGCGCCTGCACATCCGCAATACCCATTGGCGGCACTTGTCCAACTTCGACATCCTGTCCATGCCCGACACCTGGGAATACCCGTGGTATGCCTCCTGGGACCAGGGTTTCCAGGCGGTGGCGTTGGCGCTGATTGACCCTGGGTTCGCCAAACAACAATTGTTGCTGCTGGTGAAGGACCGTTTCATGCACCCCAATGGTCAGTTGCCGGCCTATGAATGGCGCTTCGACGACGCCAACCCACCGGTGCATGCCTGGGCCAGCTGGCGGGTTTACCAGCAGGATAAGGCGCTGACCGGCGTAGGCGATCTGGATTTTCTGGAGCGGATCTTCCACAAGCTGCTGCTGAATTTTTCCTGGTGGGTCAACCGCAAGGATGCTGAGGGGCGCAACCTGTTCCAGGGCGGCTTCCTGGGCCTGGACAATATTGCCTTGTTCGACCGCTCGGCCGCGTTGCCGCCGGGTTACCTGCTCGACCAGGCCGATGGCACTGCGTGGGTCGCCGCCTATGCGCTGGACCTGATGCGCATGGGGCTGGAGCTGGCCAAGCGCAATGGCGTGTACGTCGACATTTCGGTGAAGTTTTTCGAGCACTTCTTGTATATCGCTGGTGCGATCAACCGTGTCGATGACAGCGTCGAAGGCCTGTGGGATGAGCAGGACCTGTTTTTCTACGACGTGCTGCACCGTCCCGATGGCCAGAACGAACCGGTGCGCCTGCGCTCCATCGTCGGTCTGATGCCGTTGTTCGCCGTGCTGGTGCTCGAACAGCGCGAGCATGAAGGGTTGGAGGGTTTGCGCGAGAGTCTGTTGGGGTTCATGAAGCATCGGCCGGACCTGGCCAAATTGGTCTCGCGCTGGAACGAGCCGGGGCAGGGCAATCGCCTGTTACTGGCGCTGTTGCGCGGCGAGCGTACCAAGGACTTGCTGCGGCGCATGCTCGATGAAAACGAGTTTCTGTCGGCGTTTGGCGTGCGCTCCTTGTCCAAGGCGTTTGCCGAACAACCCCTGGCCTTGAAGATGAATGGCAACACCCTGTGCGCCCGCTACCAGCCCGGCGAATCCGATTCACGCTTGTACGGCGGCAACTCCAACTGGCGCGGGCCGTTGTGGATGCCGGTGAACTATATGCTGATCGAGTCGCTGCGCGAGTTTCACCGTTACTACGCGGACGATTTCTCGGTGGAGTACCCGACGGGCAGCGGGTACCTGTCGTCCCTGGAGGAAGTGGCCGACAGCCTCAGCCAGCGGCTGACGCGCCTGGTGCTCAGGGATGAAAACGGTTCACGACCGTCGATGGTGGGGTATGCGCAACTGGAGGCGGACCCGGCCAGTCGCGACCTGGTGTTGTTTCATGAGTATTTTCATGGCGAGACCGGGCGTGGCCTGGGGGCTTCGCACCAGACTGGTTGGAGCGCGTTGGTGGCGTTGTTGCTGCATGTACCATGA
- a CDS encoding amino acid ABC transporter permease, translating to MNYQLNFAAVWRDFDTLLAGLWLGLELALLSIAIGCVIGLLMAFAMLSRHRALRILASVYVTVVRNTPILVLILLIYFALPSLGIRLDKIPSFIITLSLYAGAYLTEVFRAGLLNIPKGLREAGLAIGLGEWRIRAYITVPVMLRNVLPALSNNFISLFKDTSLAAAIAVPELTYYARKINVESYRVIETWLVTTALYVAACYLIAMLLRYLEQRLAIRR from the coding sequence ATGAACTATCAGTTGAACTTTGCCGCCGTGTGGCGCGATTTCGACACCTTGCTGGCGGGGCTGTGGCTGGGCCTCGAACTGGCGCTGCTGTCGATCGCCATCGGCTGCGTGATCGGCCTGTTGATGGCGTTCGCCATGCTGTCCAGGCACCGGGCACTGCGCATCCTGGCCTCGGTGTATGTGACGGTGGTGCGCAATACGCCGATCCTGGTGCTGATCCTGTTGATCTACTTCGCCTTGCCCAGCCTGGGCATCCGCCTGGACAAGATCCCCTCGTTCATCATCACCCTGTCGTTGTACGCCGGGGCCTACCTGACCGAAGTGTTCCGCGCCGGGCTGTTGAATATTCCCAAGGGCTTGCGCGAAGCCGGGTTGGCTATCGGCCTCGGCGAGTGGCGCATCCGTGCGTACATCACCGTGCCGGTGATGCTGCGCAACGTGCTGCCGGCACTGTCGAACAACTTCATTTCGTTGTTCAAGGACACCTCCCTGGCCGCGGCGATCGCAGTGCCCGAGCTGACCTATTACGCCCGCAAGATCAACGTCGAAAGCTACCGGGTGATTGAAACCTGGCTGGTCACGACCGCGCTCTACGTGGCCGCCTGTTACCTGATCGCCATGCTGCTCCGCTACCTGGAACAGCGTCTGGCGATCCGTCGTTAG
- a CDS encoding thioredoxin family protein, which translates to MGYANATIANAEDYQRVLSTPRPVFLLFVSSHCAACSNAVPLFKRIAGEHPEAVSLVLDCAETPKHPEVTGTPTLLVYLNGLMAEKARGFGPEPEQAQFVEGLFKRYAPH; encoded by the coding sequence ATGGGGTATGCCAACGCGACTATTGCCAATGCCGAGGACTATCAACGGGTGCTGAGTACACCCCGCCCGGTGTTCCTGTTGTTCGTCTCAAGCCACTGCGCCGCCTGCTCCAACGCGGTGCCGCTGTTCAAGCGCATTGCCGGGGAGCACCCGGAGGCGGTCAGCCTGGTACTGGATTGCGCAGAGACGCCCAAGCACCCGGAAGTCACAGGCACTCCGACCCTGCTGGTCTATCTCAACGGCCTGATGGCGGAGAAAGCCAGGGGGTTCGGCCCCGAGCCTGAGCAGGCACAGTTCGTCGAGGGCCTCTTCAAGCGCTACGCCCCGCACTAG
- a CDS encoding DUF465 domain-containing protein, with the protein MPVKHDLYQDLGLSKEEVDGHRAKSPHLNALFDKYAEADRSVVSAEEANGSDEEVKKLKEKRLLVKDQIKDLLQ; encoded by the coding sequence ATGCCAGTGAAACACGACCTGTATCAGGATTTGGGATTGAGCAAGGAAGAGGTCGATGGCCACCGGGCGAAAAGCCCTCATCTGAACGCGTTGTTTGATAAATACGCAGAGGCTGACCGTTCGGTCGTGAGCGCTGAAGAGGCGAACGGCAGCGATGAGGAGGTGAAGAAATTGAAGGAAAAACGTTTGCTGGTCAAAGACCAGATCAAGGATCTGCTGCAGTAA
- a CDS encoding amino acid ABC transporter permease, protein MYQSPSWLHELWIARDTLWAGFQTSVYVSALAIIFGTLIGIVAGLILTYGRFWMRAPFRLYVDLIRGTPVFVLVLACFYMLPALGWQISAFQAGAVGLTLFCGSHVSEIVRGALQAIPRGQLEAGKAIGLTFPQSLAYVLLPQALRQILPTWVNSSTEIVKASTLLSVIGVAELLLSTQQVIARTFMTLEFYLFAGFMFFVINYAIELFGRYIEKRVALP, encoded by the coding sequence ATGTACCAATCCCCCAGCTGGCTGCATGAGTTGTGGATCGCCCGGGACACCCTGTGGGCCGGCTTCCAGACCAGTGTGTATGTGTCGGCGCTGGCGATTATCTTCGGCACCCTGATCGGCATCGTCGCCGGGCTGATCCTGACCTACGGCAGATTCTGGATGCGCGCGCCGTTCCGGCTGTATGTCGACCTGATCCGTGGTACGCCGGTGTTTGTGCTGGTGCTGGCGTGTTTCTACATGCTGCCGGCGCTCGGTTGGCAGATCAGCGCGTTCCAGGCCGGTGCCGTCGGGCTGACGCTGTTCTGCGGCTCCCATGTCTCGGAGATCGTGCGCGGCGCGCTGCAAGCCATTCCCCGTGGGCAACTGGAAGCGGGCAAGGCGATCGGCCTGACGTTCCCACAGTCCCTGGCCTACGTGCTGCTGCCCCAGGCGCTGCGGCAGATCCTGCCGACCTGGGTCAATTCCTCCACGGAAATCGTCAAGGCCTCGACCCTGCTGTCGGTGATCGGCGTCGCCGAGTTGCTGCTCAGTACCCAGCAGGTGATCGCGCGCACCTTCATGACCCTGGAGTTCTACCTGTTCGCAGGCTTTATGTTCTTTGTCATCAACTACGCCATCGAGTTATTCGGGCGCTACATTGAAAAGCGGGTGGCCTTGCCATGA
- the sohB gene encoding protease SohB, whose product MDFLAEYASFLAKTVTLVVAILVVLISFAALRSKGRRKAAGQLHVSKLNDFYKDLRERLESTLLDKDQLKALRKSESKAEKKKGKHKPEAKPRVFVLDFDGDIKASATESLRHEITALLSLATPKDEVVLRLESGGGMVHSYGLASSQLARIRQAGVPLTVCIDKVAASGGYMMACIGEKIISAPFAILGSIGVVAQLPNVNRLLKKHDIDFEVLTAGEYKRTLTVFGENTEKGREKFQQDLDITHQLFKNFVSRYRPQLAIDEVATGEVWLGVAALDKLLVDELQTSDEYLATKAKTAEVFHLHYAERKSLQERVGLAASGSVDRVLLTWWSRLTQQRFW is encoded by the coding sequence ATGGATTTTTTGGCTGAATACGCGAGCTTTCTGGCGAAGACCGTCACCCTGGTGGTCGCTATTCTGGTGGTACTGATCAGCTTCGCGGCACTGCGCAGCAAAGGTCGTCGCAAAGCTGCCGGTCAACTGCACGTCAGCAAACTCAATGATTTCTATAAAGACCTGCGTGAGCGCCTTGAGTCGACCCTGCTCGACAAGGACCAGCTCAAGGCCCTGCGCAAGTCCGAAAGCAAAGCCGAAAAGAAAAAAGGCAAGCACAAGCCCGAGGCCAAGCCACGGGTGTTCGTGCTCGACTTCGACGGCGACATCAAGGCTTCGGCCACCGAGAGCCTGCGCCATGAAATCACCGCCCTGTTAAGCCTGGCCACGCCCAAGGACGAAGTGGTGCTGCGCCTGGAAAGCGGCGGCGGCATGGTGCACAGCTACGGTTTGGCCTCGTCGCAACTGGCGCGTATCCGCCAGGCGGGCGTGCCGTTGACCGTGTGCATCGACAAGGTCGCGGCCAGTGGCGGCTACATGATGGCGTGCATCGGCGAGAAGATCATCAGCGCCCCGTTCGCGATCCTTGGCTCCATCGGCGTGGTGGCGCAGTTGCCCAACGTCAACCGCCTGTTGAAGAAGCACGACATCGACTTTGAAGTGCTGACCGCCGGCGAGTACAAACGCACCCTTACGGTGTTTGGCGAAAACACCGAGAAGGGCCGGGAGAAGTTCCAGCAAGACCTGGACATCACCCATCAACTGTTCAAGAACTTCGTGTCGCGCTATCGCCCGCAGCTGGCAATCGACGAAGTGGCGACCGGAGAAGTGTGGCTGGGTGTTGCAGCCCTCGACAAATTATTGGTCGATGAACTGCAGACCAGCGACGAATACCTGGCCACCAAGGCCAAGACCGCCGAGGTGTTCCACTTGCACTATGCCGAGCGCAAAAGTCTGCAAGAGCGCGTGGGCCTGGCGGCCAGCGGTTCGGTGGACCGGGTGCTGCTGACCTGGTGGAGCCGGTTGACCCAGCAGCGGTTCTGGTAA
- a CDS encoding SCP2 sterol-binding domain-containing protein: MTDVANVVETMKAKFNPAAAAGLDVIFGFRIDESKHFNLIVKDGACALQEGENPDANVTLVTDSDTMAGIVSGETDGMQAFMGGKLKVEGDMMLSMKLSELFPS; this comes from the coding sequence ATGACTGATGTAGCCAATGTTGTAGAAACGATGAAAGCCAAGTTCAACCCAGCTGCCGCTGCCGGCCTGGACGTTATCTTTGGTTTCCGTATCGACGAAAGCAAACACTTCAATCTGATCGTCAAGGACGGTGCCTGCGCGCTGCAAGAGGGTGAAAACCCGGATGCCAACGTGACCCTGGTCACCGACAGCGACACAATGGCCGGCATCGTCAGCGGCGAAACCGACGGCATGCAGGCGTTCATGGGCGGCAAGCTGAAGGTGGAAGGCGACATGATGTTGTCGATGAAACTGAGCGAGCTGTTCCCTTCCTGA
- a CDS encoding amino acid ABC transporter ATP-binding protein, producing MNQPQTTQPLLDIRGLRKQYGAVEVLKGVDLSMQRGNVVTLIGSSGSGKTTLLRCVNLLEEFQGGQITLDGESIGYREVAGKRIRHPERVIAQHRALTGMAFQQFNLFPHLTALQNVTLGLLKVKKMPKDEAVALAEKWLDRVGLLERRNHFPGQLSGGQQQRVAIARAIAMNPSLMLFDEVTSALDPELVGEVLSVIKGLAEEGMTMLLVTHEMRFAYEVSDKIVFMNQGRIEEQGSSKDIFERPQSPRLAEFLKNIRF from the coding sequence ATGAACCAACCTCAAACGACCCAACCGCTGCTGGATATCCGCGGCCTGCGCAAACAATACGGCGCGGTGGAAGTGCTCAAGGGTGTCGACCTGTCCATGCAGCGCGGCAACGTGGTGACGTTGATCGGCTCCAGCGGCTCGGGCAAGACCACGCTGCTGCGCTGCGTCAACCTGCTCGAAGAGTTCCAGGGCGGGCAGATCACCCTGGACGGCGAGTCCATCGGCTACCGCGAAGTCGCCGGCAAACGCATTCGCCACCCCGAGCGTGTGATCGCCCAGCACCGTGCGCTGACCGGCATGGCGTTCCAGCAGTTCAACCTGTTCCCGCATTTGACCGCGTTGCAGAACGTCACCTTAGGCTTGTTGAAAGTTAAGAAGATGCCTAAGGACGAAGCCGTGGCCTTGGCGGAAAAATGGTTGGATCGTGTAGGACTCCTAGAACGTCGCAATCATTTCCCCGGTCAGTTGTCCGGCGGCCAGCAACAGCGCGTGGCGATTGCCCGTGCGATTGCGATGAACCCCAGCCTGATGCTGTTCGACGAAGTCACCTCGGCCCTCGACCCCGAACTGGTGGGCGAAGTGCTCAGCGTGATCAAGGGGTTGGCGGAGGAGGGCATGACCATGTTGCTGGTCACCCACGAAATGCGCTTTGCCTATGAAGTGTCGGACAAGATCGTCTTCATGAACCAGGGGCGCATCGAGGAACAGGGTTCGTCGAAGGACATCTTCGAACGGCCGCAGTCGCCGCGCCTGGCGGAATTTTTGAAGAATATTCGTTTTTAA
- a CDS encoding histidine phosphatase family protein has translation MGSIYLIRHGQASFGADDYDVLSPVGVEQAQVLGRHLADIGLTFDRCVSGDLRRQQHTATAAFEQYGALGLPVPTLEIDSAFNEFDGEAIIRALLPDLLTTEPEALDILRNAAQNRSEFQRIFALIIERWLTGTYDPPGLESWLGFVERVQGGLQRILEAADNSQKIAVFTSGGTITALLHLITRIPAAQAFELNWQIVNTSLNQLKFRGREVALASFNSHTHLQLLKAPQLITFR, from the coding sequence GTGGGCAGCATTTATCTGATTCGACATGGCCAGGCCTCCTTCGGTGCAGACGACTACGACGTGCTGTCGCCCGTCGGTGTGGAACAAGCGCAAGTGCTCGGTCGCCACCTGGCAGACATCGGCCTCACGTTCGACCGCTGCGTGTCCGGCGACCTGCGTCGCCAACAGCACACGGCCACGGCCGCTTTCGAGCAATACGGCGCCCTCGGCCTGCCGGTGCCGACCCTGGAAATCGACAGTGCCTTCAACGAATTCGACGGCGAAGCGATCATTCGCGCCCTGCTTCCCGACCTGCTGACCACCGAACCCGAAGCCCTGGACATCCTGCGCAACGCCGCGCAGAACCGCAGCGAATTCCAGCGTATCTTCGCCCTGATCATCGAGCGCTGGTTGACCGGCACCTACGATCCGCCCGGGCTGGAAAGCTGGCTGGGGTTCGTGGAGCGTGTCCAGGGCGGCCTGCAGCGCATTCTCGAAGCGGCGGATAACTCGCAGAAGATCGCCGTGTTCACCTCCGGCGGCACCATCACCGCCCTGCTCCACCTGATCACCCGAATACCGGCCGCCCAGGCCTTCGAACTGAACTGGCAAATTGTTAACACCTCGCTCAACCAGCTGAAATTCCGCGGGCGCGAGGTGGCACTGGCTTCCTTCAACAGCCATACCCACTTGCAACTGTTGAAGGCGCCGCAGCTCATCACCTTCCGGTGA